One segment of Labrus mixtus chromosome 10, fLabMix1.1, whole genome shotgun sequence DNA contains the following:
- the LOC132981589 gene encoding uncharacterized protein LOC132981589 isoform X1 produces the protein MVGRFAALILLSALSQTVDMQHQISMTVVEPGEDFNLTCSITGLKAGLFYWFKLKFGYMVQTVAAGSFGKVKLGEQFKNSRHTVTFKENLYFLNIRNASKEDEATYFCQAGTAYEMKVINSTLVAVNDHKNQQNSVYVKQRPEMQSVQAGGSVKLQCSLLSKSKENREQCPGEHSVYWFRAADGESHPAVIYTQSHRSEEEEEKRSCVYNLSKTIHNSSDAGTYYCAVLTCGQILFGEGTTVKTKQEPWPFYIALGTLLPYSVFVTAALIFYRNQRPVCKQCKGEKTASNQGERHRSAEDQPNNEDAGEAALNYVALDFAARKAKRWTAAREQSLDCTYSGVGESL, from the exons ATGGTCGGAAGGTTTGCTGCTTTGATTCTTCTCAGTGCTTTGT CTCAAACTGTGGACATGCAGCACCAGATCTCTATGACTGTGGTTGAACCTGGTGAGGATTTTAACCTGACATGTTCAATCACCGGTCTGAAAGCCGGATTGTTTTACTGGTTTAAGCTCAAGTTCGGCTACATGGTCCAAACGGTTGCGGCAGGAAGTTTTGGAAAAGTAAAACTTGGAGAACAATTTAAAAACTCTCGACACACTGTCACATTCAAGGAGAATCTGTATTTTCTCAACATCAGAAATGCAAGCAAAGAAGATGAAGCAACGTACTTCTGTCAAGCTGGAACGGCGTACGAAATGAAGGTTATTAACAGCACTCTCGTAGCGGTGAATG ATCATAAAAACCAGCAGAACTCGGTCTATGTGAAACAAAGACCGGAGATGCAGTCGGTCCAGGCGGGCGGCTCAGTGAAGCTCCAGTGTTCACTTCTCTCCAAGtccaaagaaaacagagagcagTGTCCAGGTGAACACAGTGTGTACTGGTTCAGAGCTGCAGATGGAGAATCCCATCCAGCTGTTATTTACACTCAAAGCCAcagaagtgaagaagaagaagagaagagaagctgTGTCTACAATCTGTCCAAAACCATACACAACTCGTCTGACGCCGGGACGTACTACTGCGCTGTGCTCACATGTGGACAAATCCTGTTTGGTGAAGGAACTACAGTGAAGACAA aacaAGAACCGTGGCCGTTTTACATCGCGCTTGGGACACTGCTGCCCTACAGCGTGTTTGTGACGGCTGCTCTCATTTTCTACAGAAACCAAAGGCCCGTGTGTAAACAGTGCAAGG GAGAAAAAACTGCGTCCAATCAAGGCGAACGTCACAGATCAGCTGAAGATCAACCAAATAATGAG GATGCTGGCGAGGCGGCTCTGAACTACGTAGCGCTGGATTTTGCAGCTAGGAAAGCTAAAAGATGGACGGCTGCCAGGGAGCAGTCGCTGGATTGTACATACTCCGGTGTAGGAGAAAGTCTATGA
- the LOC132981589 gene encoding uncharacterized protein LOC132981589 isoform X2, whose protein sequence is MVGRFAALILLSALSQTVDMQHQISMTVVEPGEDFNLTCSITGLKAGLFYWFKLKFGYMVQTVAAGSFGKVKLGEQFKNSRHTVTFKENLYFLNIRNASKEDEATYFCQAGTAYEMKVINSTLVAVNDHKNQQNSVYVKQRPEMQSVQAGGSVKLQCSLLSKSKENREQCPGEHSVYWFRAADGESHPAVIYTQSHRSEEEEEKRSCVYNLSKTIHNSSDAGTYYCAVLTCGQILFGEGTTVKTKQEPWPFYIALGTLLPYSVFVTAALIFYRNQRPVCKQCKGKKNCVQSRRTSQIS, encoded by the exons ATGGTCGGAAGGTTTGCTGCTTTGATTCTTCTCAGTGCTTTGT CTCAAACTGTGGACATGCAGCACCAGATCTCTATGACTGTGGTTGAACCTGGTGAGGATTTTAACCTGACATGTTCAATCACCGGTCTGAAAGCCGGATTGTTTTACTGGTTTAAGCTCAAGTTCGGCTACATGGTCCAAACGGTTGCGGCAGGAAGTTTTGGAAAAGTAAAACTTGGAGAACAATTTAAAAACTCTCGACACACTGTCACATTCAAGGAGAATCTGTATTTTCTCAACATCAGAAATGCAAGCAAAGAAGATGAAGCAACGTACTTCTGTCAAGCTGGAACGGCGTACGAAATGAAGGTTATTAACAGCACTCTCGTAGCGGTGAATG ATCATAAAAACCAGCAGAACTCGGTCTATGTGAAACAAAGACCGGAGATGCAGTCGGTCCAGGCGGGCGGCTCAGTGAAGCTCCAGTGTTCACTTCTCTCCAAGtccaaagaaaacagagagcagTGTCCAGGTGAACACAGTGTGTACTGGTTCAGAGCTGCAGATGGAGAATCCCATCCAGCTGTTATTTACACTCAAAGCCAcagaagtgaagaagaagaagagaagagaagctgTGTCTACAATCTGTCCAAAACCATACACAACTCGTCTGACGCCGGGACGTACTACTGCGCTGTGCTCACATGTGGACAAATCCTGTTTGGTGAAGGAACTACAGTGAAGACAA aacaAGAACCGTGGCCGTTTTACATCGCGCTTGGGACACTGCTGCCCTACAGCGTGTTTGTGACGGCTGCTCTCATTTTCTACAGAAACCAAAGGCCCGTGTGTAAACAGTGCAAGGGTAA AAAAAACTGCGTCCAATCAAGGCGAACGTCACAGATCAGCTGA
- the LOC132981593 gene encoding uncharacterized protein LOC132981593, whose translation MLWITLLLLHQAYSLPPVTTVGLGKPVTLTCVLPDIKSRIVFWYKQSAGETLKLMVTLGRNGKPLFETEFSSSLFDANISENTSNLTILTTTQEDEGMYHCGALEWPKISWSGTYVSLKGNTERTTELTVVQWPTVSDQLRPGDLMSLQCSVLSDPDGKTCPGGHSVLWFRAGSHESRPDIIYTAGNRRDGCEERSASQKSCVHHFSKNISSSDAGTYYCAVDTCGRLLFGDGTKVDVSQPAHFGFIIMVILIVCLVISTIGNVFLLCKQKARKQHGGLESAVSEARKDNASHQEHNTTDAEDKLNYAALNFSARKPRGRKKREFSEDSVYAQVKL comes from the exons ATGCTGTGGATCACACTGCTTCTCCTCCATCAGGCGT ATTCGCTGCCTCCGGTGACCACAGTTGGACTTGGGAAACCTGTGACTTTAACATGTGTTTTACCGGATATCAAAAGCCGGATAGTCTTCTGGTACAAGCAGAGCGCCGGGGAAACGCTGAAATTAATGGTGACACTGGGGAGAAATGGAAAACCTCTATTTGAAACagagttttcttcttcattattCGATGctaacatttctgaaaatacgaGCAATCTGACCATTTTGACGACGACTCAAGAAGACGAAGGAATGTATCACTGTGGAGCCTTGGAGTGGCCTAAGATTAGCTGGAGTGGAACCTATGTGTCATTAAAAG GAAACACTGAGAGGACAACAGAGCTGACAGTCGTTCAGTGGCCGACAGTCTCTGATCAGCTCCGTCCAGGAGACTTGATGTCTCTGCAGTGTTCAGTCCTCTCTGACCCGGACGGTAAAACGTGTCCCGGAGGTCACAGCGTGTTGTGGTTCAGAGCCGGATCACATGAATCTCGTCCAGACATCATCTACACTGCTGGAAACAGACGTGATGGATGTGAGGAGAGATCTGCCTCTCAGAAAAGCTGTGTTCATCACTTCTCTAAGAACATCAGCTCCTCTGATGCTGGGACTTATTACTGTGCTGTGGACACATGTGGACGCCTTTTATTTGGAGATGGGACTAAAGTGGACGTTT CACAACCAGCACATTTTGGATTTATCATCATGGTGATTTTAATCGTCTGCTTGGTTATTTCTACTATTGGAaatgttttcctcctctgcaaACAAAAAGCACGTAAACAACATGGAG GATTGGAGAGCGCTGTTTCAGAAGCCAGAAAAGATAACGCATCACATCAAGAACACAACACC ACCGACGCTGAGGACAAATTAAACTATGCTGCTCTAAACTTTTCTGCAAGAAAAccaagaggaagaaagaagagagagtttTCTGAGGACAGTGTGTACGCTCAAGTGAAACTCTGA
- the LOC132981590 gene encoding uncharacterized protein LOC132981590 isoform X1 yields MKLFWVTLLLFQRGCTHVPVTTVQIGEPATLKCALPKIEISHRELSWYKQSNGDTLTLMVTVRKSIKPIFSPEFSESRFEVKYDHDSTNLTILRTSEEDEGMYHCAVTEWISKTEWSGTYLVVKGNTERTTELTVIQEPTVSDQLRPGDLMSLQCSVLSDSDGKTCPGGHSVLWFRAGSHESRPDIIYTAGNRRDGCEERSASQKSCVHHFSKNISSSDAGTYYCAVDTCGRLLFGDGTKVDVEGNSIRKFSLKETTVTFLLCAALALTLIVIAFLIHAIKTNNNTSDALGENCDVWRKQMLESLKRDQVYSAVVFTVMKSKKGAKAAEKERIYAAVKAFEMDQ; encoded by the exons ATGAAGCTGTTTTGGGTTACTCTGCTTCTTTTTCAGCGAGGAT GCACACATGTTCCAGTGACCACGGTTCAAATCGGTGAACCTGCGACCTTAAAATGTGCTCTGCCCAAAATCGAGATCAGCCACCGAGAACTGAGCTGGTACAAGCAGAGCAACGGGGATACTCTGACGTTAATGGTGACTGTGCGGAAATCTATAAAACCCATCTTCTCACCAGAGTTCTCAGAGTCAAGATTTGAGGTCAAATATGACCACGACTCCACCAACCTGACCATCCTGAGAACGAGTGAAGAGGACGAGGGAATGTATCACTGTGCGGTCACTGAGTGGATCAGCAAAACTGAATGGAGCGGAACTTATTTGGTCGTCAAAG GAAACACTGAGAGGACAACAGAGCTGACAGTCATTCAGGAGCCGACAGTCTCTGATCAGCTCCGTCCAGGAGACTTGATGTCTCTGCAGTGTTCAGTCCTCTCTGACTCGGACGGTAAAACGTGTCCCGGAGGTCACAGCGTGTTGTGGTTCAGAGCCGGATCACATGAATCTCGTCCAGACATCATCTACACTGCTGGAAACAGACGTGATGGATGTGAGGAGAGATCTGCCTCTCAGAAAAGCTGTGTTCATCACTTCTCTAAGAACATCAGCTCCTCTGATGCTGGGACTTATTACTGTGCTGTGGACACATGTGGACGCCTTTTATTTGGAGATGGGACTAAAGTGGACGTTGAAGGTAACAGTATCA GGAAGTTTTCACTGAAGGAAACCACAGTTACTTTTCTGCTCTGTGCTGCCTTGGCCCTCACGCTCATCGTTATAGCCTTCCTTATTCATGCCAtcaagacaaacaacaaca CATCTGATGCTTTGGGAGAAAACTGTGATGTTTGGAGAAAACAGATGTTGGAGAGTTTAAAG AGAGATCAGGTTTATTCTGCCGTCGTCTTTACCGTGATGAAATCAAAGAAAGGAGCAAAAGCAGCGGAGAAAGAGAGGATCTACGCCGCTGTGAAGGCTTTTGAGATGGATCAGTGA
- the LOC132981590 gene encoding uncharacterized protein LOC132981590 isoform X2, protein MKLFWVTLLLFQRGCTHVPVTTVQIGEPATLKCALPKIEISHRELSWYKQSNGDTLTLMVTVRKSIKPIFSPEFSESRFEVKYDHDSTNLTILRTSEEDEGMYHCAVTEWISKTEWSGTYLVVKGNTERTTELTVIQEPTVSDQLRPGDLMSLQCSVLSDSDGKTCPGGHSVLWFRAGSHESRPDIIYTAGNRRDGCEERSASQKSCVHHFSKNISSSDAGTYYCAVDTCGRLLFGDGTKVDVEGKFSLKETTVTFLLCAALALTLIVIAFLIHAIKTNNNTSDALGENCDVWRKQMLESLKRDQVYSAVVFTVMKSKKGAKAAEKERIYAAVKAFEMDQ, encoded by the exons ATGAAGCTGTTTTGGGTTACTCTGCTTCTTTTTCAGCGAGGAT GCACACATGTTCCAGTGACCACGGTTCAAATCGGTGAACCTGCGACCTTAAAATGTGCTCTGCCCAAAATCGAGATCAGCCACCGAGAACTGAGCTGGTACAAGCAGAGCAACGGGGATACTCTGACGTTAATGGTGACTGTGCGGAAATCTATAAAACCCATCTTCTCACCAGAGTTCTCAGAGTCAAGATTTGAGGTCAAATATGACCACGACTCCACCAACCTGACCATCCTGAGAACGAGTGAAGAGGACGAGGGAATGTATCACTGTGCGGTCACTGAGTGGATCAGCAAAACTGAATGGAGCGGAACTTATTTGGTCGTCAAAG GAAACACTGAGAGGACAACAGAGCTGACAGTCATTCAGGAGCCGACAGTCTCTGATCAGCTCCGTCCAGGAGACTTGATGTCTCTGCAGTGTTCAGTCCTCTCTGACTCGGACGGTAAAACGTGTCCCGGAGGTCACAGCGTGTTGTGGTTCAGAGCCGGATCACATGAATCTCGTCCAGACATCATCTACACTGCTGGAAACAGACGTGATGGATGTGAGGAGAGATCTGCCTCTCAGAAAAGCTGTGTTCATCACTTCTCTAAGAACATCAGCTCCTCTGATGCTGGGACTTATTACTGTGCTGTGGACACATGTGGACGCCTTTTATTTGGAGATGGGACTAAAGTGGACGTTGAAG GGAAGTTTTCACTGAAGGAAACCACAGTTACTTTTCTGCTCTGTGCTGCCTTGGCCCTCACGCTCATCGTTATAGCCTTCCTTATTCATGCCAtcaagacaaacaacaaca CATCTGATGCTTTGGGAGAAAACTGTGATGTTTGGAGAAAACAGATGTTGGAGAGTTTAAAG AGAGATCAGGTTTATTCTGCCGTCGTCTTTACCGTGATGAAATCAAAGAAAGGAGCAAAAGCAGCGGAGAAAGAGAGGATCTACGCCGCTGTGAAGGCTTTTGAGATGGATCAGTGA
- the LOC132981591 gene encoding uncharacterized protein LOC132981591 isoform X1, protein MLFVLNVLMMLRAGRCMNHPSFDEKTAAVGDVVEMKCKLDSTGSFFWIRLGSGNFPEYLGKTNGLDVKNSRITTTEQQDKGGQFILRITKAELRDTGFYYCMRTNQRNLTFLTGTTLTVKDFNIPAAKPGDAAVPPPDPVGPGDSEKKQTCPGEHNACCFRAGSHQSHPRWNFTRENSVKGSERNPAGVSIKKCICSVTQNFSCSGEGTYFFAVDTCEEKTSGNRSNLAKEAVKKDSKTDHLFLLLLCAALAICLVIIAFLIYSIRKLKNASCGCCNADAALQGRAETASGDQQNQQVDEDSLIYSAPTFTSRKSGRARTRDVQTEEKESIYAHVRVVEEK, encoded by the exons atgttgtttgtgcTTAATGTGCTGATGATGCTCAGAGCGGGAC GATGCATGAATCATCCGTCCTTTGATGAAAAGACTGCTGCAGTCGGAGACGTGGTTGAAATGAAGTGTAAGCTTGACTCTACAGGAAGCTTTTTCTGGATCCGCCTCGGTTCTGGAAACTTTCCTGAATACTTAGGAAAAACAAATGGCTTGGATGTGAAGAATTCACGCATTACAACTACGGAACAACAAGATAAGGGAGGACAATTTATTCTGCGTATAACAAAAGCAGAGCTGAGGGATACAGGATTTTATTATTGTATGAGAACAAATCAACGAAACTTGACTTTTCTGACAGGAACAACCCTGACAGTTAAAG attttaatATCCCAGCAGCAAAACCTGGAGACGCTGCAGTCCCTCCTCCTGATCCGGTCGGTCCGGGAGACTCAGAGAAGAAGCAAACCTGTCCAGGAGAACACAATGCGTGCTGCTTCAGAGCCGGATCACATCAGTCTCATCCAAGATGGAATTTCACTCGAGAGAACAGTGTTAAAGGAAGTGAAAGGAACCCGGCTGGAGTCTcgataaagaaatgtatttgcagTGTCACTCAGAACTTCAGCTGTTCTGGTGAGGGGACTTATTTCTTTGCTGTGGACACGTGTGAGGAGAAAACTTCTGGAAACAGATCAAACTTGGCCAAAGAAG CAGTGAAGAAGGACTCAAAGACAGACcacctgttcctcctcctgttaTGTGCTGCTTTGGCTATATGCCTCGTAATTATCGCCTTTCTTATTTATTCCATAAGAAAGCTCAAGAATGCATCTTGTGGTTGTTGCAATG CTGACGCCGCTCTGCAGGGACGAGCAGAAACAGCGAGTGGTGATCAGCAGAATCAGCAG gtGGATGAGGACTCGTTGATTTATTCCGCACCAACCTTTACGAGCAGGAAATCTGGCAGAGCACGAACAAGAGATGTACAAACcgaggagaaagagagcatCTATGCCCACGTCAGGGTTGTCGAGGAGAAAtga
- the LOC132981591 gene encoding uncharacterized protein LOC132981591 isoform X3, whose product MLFVLNVLMMLRAGRCMNHPSFDEKTAAVGDVVEMKCKLDSTGSFFWIRLGSGNFPEYLGKTNGLDVKNSRITTTEQQDKGGQFILRITKAELRDTGFYYCMRTNQRNLTFLTGTTLTVKAAKPGDAAVPPPDPVGPGDSEKKQTCPGEHNACCFRAGSHQSHPRWNFTRENSVKGSERNPAGVSIKKCICSVTQNFSCSGEGTYFFAVDTCEEKTSGNRSNLAKEAVKKDSKTDHLFLLLLCAALAICLVIIAFLIYSIRKLKNASCGCCNADAALQGRAETASGDQQNQQVDEDSLIYSAPTFTSRKSGRARTRDVQTEEKESIYAHVRVVEEK is encoded by the exons atgttgtttgtgcTTAATGTGCTGATGATGCTCAGAGCGGGAC GATGCATGAATCATCCGTCCTTTGATGAAAAGACTGCTGCAGTCGGAGACGTGGTTGAAATGAAGTGTAAGCTTGACTCTACAGGAAGCTTTTTCTGGATCCGCCTCGGTTCTGGAAACTTTCCTGAATACTTAGGAAAAACAAATGGCTTGGATGTGAAGAATTCACGCATTACAACTACGGAACAACAAGATAAGGGAGGACAATTTATTCTGCGTATAACAAAAGCAGAGCTGAGGGATACAGGATTTTATTATTGTATGAGAACAAATCAACGAAACTTGACTTTTCTGACAGGAACAACCCTGACAGTTAAAG CAGCAAAACCTGGAGACGCTGCAGTCCCTCCTCCTGATCCGGTCGGTCCGGGAGACTCAGAGAAGAAGCAAACCTGTCCAGGAGAACACAATGCGTGCTGCTTCAGAGCCGGATCACATCAGTCTCATCCAAGATGGAATTTCACTCGAGAGAACAGTGTTAAAGGAAGTGAAAGGAACCCGGCTGGAGTCTcgataaagaaatgtatttgcagTGTCACTCAGAACTTCAGCTGTTCTGGTGAGGGGACTTATTTCTTTGCTGTGGACACGTGTGAGGAGAAAACTTCTGGAAACAGATCAAACTTGGCCAAAGAAG CAGTGAAGAAGGACTCAAAGACAGACcacctgttcctcctcctgttaTGTGCTGCTTTGGCTATATGCCTCGTAATTATCGCCTTTCTTATTTATTCCATAAGAAAGCTCAAGAATGCATCTTGTGGTTGTTGCAATG CTGACGCCGCTCTGCAGGGACGAGCAGAAACAGCGAGTGGTGATCAGCAGAATCAGCAG gtGGATGAGGACTCGTTGATTTATTCCGCACCAACCTTTACGAGCAGGAAATCTGGCAGAGCACGAACAAGAGATGTACAAACcgaggagaaagagagcatCTATGCCCACGTCAGGGTTGTCGAGGAGAAAtga
- the LOC132981591 gene encoding uncharacterized protein LOC132981591 isoform X4: MLFVLNVLMMLRAGRCMNHPSFDEKTAAVGDVVEMKCKLDSTGSFFWIRLGSGNFPEYLGKTNGLDVKNSRITTTEQQDKGGQFILRITKAELRDTGFYYCMRTNQRNLTFLTGTTLTVKAKPGDAAVPPPDPVGPGDSEKKQTCPGEHNACCFRAGSHQSHPRWNFTRENSVKGSERNPAGVSIKKCICSVTQNFSCSGEGTYFFAVDTCEEKTSGNRSNLAKEAVKKDSKTDHLFLLLLCAALAICLVIIAFLIYSIRKLKNASCGCCNADAALQGRAETASGDQQNQQVDEDSLIYSAPTFTSRKSGRARTRDVQTEEKESIYAHVRVVEEK, translated from the exons atgttgtttgtgcTTAATGTGCTGATGATGCTCAGAGCGGGAC GATGCATGAATCATCCGTCCTTTGATGAAAAGACTGCTGCAGTCGGAGACGTGGTTGAAATGAAGTGTAAGCTTGACTCTACAGGAAGCTTTTTCTGGATCCGCCTCGGTTCTGGAAACTTTCCTGAATACTTAGGAAAAACAAATGGCTTGGATGTGAAGAATTCACGCATTACAACTACGGAACAACAAGATAAGGGAGGACAATTTATTCTGCGTATAACAAAAGCAGAGCTGAGGGATACAGGATTTTATTATTGTATGAGAACAAATCAACGAAACTTGACTTTTCTGACAGGAACAACCCTGACAGTTAAAG CAAAACCTGGAGACGCTGCAGTCCCTCCTCCTGATCCGGTCGGTCCGGGAGACTCAGAGAAGAAGCAAACCTGTCCAGGAGAACACAATGCGTGCTGCTTCAGAGCCGGATCACATCAGTCTCATCCAAGATGGAATTTCACTCGAGAGAACAGTGTTAAAGGAAGTGAAAGGAACCCGGCTGGAGTCTcgataaagaaatgtatttgcagTGTCACTCAGAACTTCAGCTGTTCTGGTGAGGGGACTTATTTCTTTGCTGTGGACACGTGTGAGGAGAAAACTTCTGGAAACAGATCAAACTTGGCCAAAGAAG CAGTGAAGAAGGACTCAAAGACAGACcacctgttcctcctcctgttaTGTGCTGCTTTGGCTATATGCCTCGTAATTATCGCCTTTCTTATTTATTCCATAAGAAAGCTCAAGAATGCATCTTGTGGTTGTTGCAATG CTGACGCCGCTCTGCAGGGACGAGCAGAAACAGCGAGTGGTGATCAGCAGAATCAGCAG gtGGATGAGGACTCGTTGATTTATTCCGCACCAACCTTTACGAGCAGGAAATCTGGCAGAGCACGAACAAGAGATGTACAAACcgaggagaaagagagcatCTATGCCCACGTCAGGGTTGTCGAGGAGAAAtga
- the LOC132981591 gene encoding uncharacterized protein LOC132981591 isoform X2, which produces MLFVLNVLMMLRAGRCMNHPSFDEKTAAVGDVVEMKCKLDSTGSFFWIRLGSGNFPEYLGKTNGLDVKNSRITTTEQQDKGGQFILRITKAELRDTGFYYCMRTNQRNLTFLTGTTLTVKDFNIPAAKPGDAAVPPPDPVGPGDSEKKQTCPGEHNACCFRAGSHQSHPRWNFTRENSVKGSERNPAGVSIKKCICSVTQNFSCSGEGTYFFAVDTCEEKTSGNRSNLAKEVKKDSKTDHLFLLLLCAALAICLVIIAFLIYSIRKLKNASCGCCNADAALQGRAETASGDQQNQQVDEDSLIYSAPTFTSRKSGRARTRDVQTEEKESIYAHVRVVEEK; this is translated from the exons atgttgtttgtgcTTAATGTGCTGATGATGCTCAGAGCGGGAC GATGCATGAATCATCCGTCCTTTGATGAAAAGACTGCTGCAGTCGGAGACGTGGTTGAAATGAAGTGTAAGCTTGACTCTACAGGAAGCTTTTTCTGGATCCGCCTCGGTTCTGGAAACTTTCCTGAATACTTAGGAAAAACAAATGGCTTGGATGTGAAGAATTCACGCATTACAACTACGGAACAACAAGATAAGGGAGGACAATTTATTCTGCGTATAACAAAAGCAGAGCTGAGGGATACAGGATTTTATTATTGTATGAGAACAAATCAACGAAACTTGACTTTTCTGACAGGAACAACCCTGACAGTTAAAG attttaatATCCCAGCAGCAAAACCTGGAGACGCTGCAGTCCCTCCTCCTGATCCGGTCGGTCCGGGAGACTCAGAGAAGAAGCAAACCTGTCCAGGAGAACACAATGCGTGCTGCTTCAGAGCCGGATCACATCAGTCTCATCCAAGATGGAATTTCACTCGAGAGAACAGTGTTAAAGGAAGTGAAAGGAACCCGGCTGGAGTCTcgataaagaaatgtatttgcagTGTCACTCAGAACTTCAGCTGTTCTGGTGAGGGGACTTATTTCTTTGCTGTGGACACGTGTGAGGAGAAAACTTCTGGAAACAGATCAAACTTGGCCAAAGAAG TGAAGAAGGACTCAAAGACAGACcacctgttcctcctcctgttaTGTGCTGCTTTGGCTATATGCCTCGTAATTATCGCCTTTCTTATTTATTCCATAAGAAAGCTCAAGAATGCATCTTGTGGTTGTTGCAATG CTGACGCCGCTCTGCAGGGACGAGCAGAAACAGCGAGTGGTGATCAGCAGAATCAGCAG gtGGATGAGGACTCGTTGATTTATTCCGCACCAACCTTTACGAGCAGGAAATCTGGCAGAGCACGAACAAGAGATGTACAAACcgaggagaaagagagcatCTATGCCCACGTCAGGGTTGTCGAGGAGAAAtga
- the LOC132981591 gene encoding uncharacterized protein LOC132981591 isoform X5: protein MNHPSFDEKTAAVGDVVEMKCKLDSTGSFFWIRLGSGNFPEYLGKTNGLDVKNSRITTTEQQDKGGQFILRITKAELRDTGFYYCMRTNQRNLTFLTGTTLTVKDFNIPAAKPGDAAVPPPDPVGPGDSEKKQTCPGEHNACCFRAGSHQSHPRWNFTRENSVKGSERNPAGVSIKKCICSVTQNFSCSGEGTYFFAVDTCEEKTSGNRSNLAKEAVKKDSKTDHLFLLLLCAALAICLVIIAFLIYSIRKLKNASCGCCNADAALQGRAETASGDQQNQQVDEDSLIYSAPTFTSRKSGRARTRDVQTEEKESIYAHVRVVEEK, encoded by the exons ATGAATCATCCGTCCTTTGATGAAAAGACTGCTGCAGTCGGAGACGTGGTTGAAATGAAGTGTAAGCTTGACTCTACAGGAAGCTTTTTCTGGATCCGCCTCGGTTCTGGAAACTTTCCTGAATACTTAGGAAAAACAAATGGCTTGGATGTGAAGAATTCACGCATTACAACTACGGAACAACAAGATAAGGGAGGACAATTTATTCTGCGTATAACAAAAGCAGAGCTGAGGGATACAGGATTTTATTATTGTATGAGAACAAATCAACGAAACTTGACTTTTCTGACAGGAACAACCCTGACAGTTAAAG attttaatATCCCAGCAGCAAAACCTGGAGACGCTGCAGTCCCTCCTCCTGATCCGGTCGGTCCGGGAGACTCAGAGAAGAAGCAAACCTGTCCAGGAGAACACAATGCGTGCTGCTTCAGAGCCGGATCACATCAGTCTCATCCAAGATGGAATTTCACTCGAGAGAACAGTGTTAAAGGAAGTGAAAGGAACCCGGCTGGAGTCTcgataaagaaatgtatttgcagTGTCACTCAGAACTTCAGCTGTTCTGGTGAGGGGACTTATTTCTTTGCTGTGGACACGTGTGAGGAGAAAACTTCTGGAAACAGATCAAACTTGGCCAAAGAAG CAGTGAAGAAGGACTCAAAGACAGACcacctgttcctcctcctgttaTGTGCTGCTTTGGCTATATGCCTCGTAATTATCGCCTTTCTTATTTATTCCATAAGAAAGCTCAAGAATGCATCTTGTGGTTGTTGCAATG CTGACGCCGCTCTGCAGGGACGAGCAGAAACAGCGAGTGGTGATCAGCAGAATCAGCAG gtGGATGAGGACTCGTTGATTTATTCCGCACCAACCTTTACGAGCAGGAAATCTGGCAGAGCACGAACAAGAGATGTACAAACcgaggagaaagagagcatCTATGCCCACGTCAGGGTTGTCGAGGAGAAAtga